GCTTGTCTTTGAACTGTCCCGCAAAAGGCTCCTCCACCGCCTTGGCTCCGAGCCCCGGCGTCTCGCTGTGGCTGAGGATCTTGATGTCCATGACGCGCCCCTCGTTTGAGATACCGACGATCAGCTCTATGGGTCCGCCGTAGCCCTTCGGCGTGACGGTGAAGTTGTAGCCGACGGTCTTGCCGCCGCTGCTTCCCTCATAGATCTCCTTGATGATCCCCGCGTTCTCCGACGGCTGGAGCCTTTTGAACTCCGTCGCGCCGGGAAGGGTCGCCGCGAGCGCCTCGTTCTTCTCGCGCGCCTGTGCCTCGCGGATCGGTTCAAGCGTGATTGTGTGTACCGCGCCGAGGATCAGGCCGGTGACGGCGGTGATGACGAACAAAACTAACCCGAGTTTTATGATCTTACCCATGCTTTTTCACCTCTCCGAAAATGCGCGGCTTGGTGACGCGGTCGATGAGCGGCACCGTCAGGTTCATGATCAGTATCGAATAGGATACTCCCTCCGGATAGCCGCCCCAGGTGCGGATCAGCGAGGTAAGCAGTCCGCAGCCGACGGCGAAGATCATCTGCCCGCGCAGCGTGATGGGGGTCGTCGTGTAGTCGGTGGCCATGAAGATGGCGCCGAGGAAGAGTCCGCCGGCGAGTATCTCATAGACCGGGCCGACTGGCCTGCCGAAAACCGTGCAGAGCGCGGCGACCACCGCTATATAGATCACCGGCACCTGCCATTTGATGATGTCTTTATAGAGAAGAAGGGCGAAGCCGACGAGCAGCGCAAGGGCCGAGGTCTCGCCGATACAGCCGCCGATATTGCCGACGAAGAGATTCGTTAGGCTCGGGAGCTTGTCCAGACTTCCCGCCTTTATAAGGGCCAGCGGCGTCGCGCCGGAGACGCCGTCAAGCGTCCAGGTCGTCATCGGCACGGGCCAGCTGGTGAGCATCATCGCGCGCGCCGCGAGGGCCGGGTTTACGATGTTGCAGCCAAGACCGCCGAAGAACTGCTTGACGACGATTATCGCGAAGAGGCTGCCAAGCACCGCCATCCAGAAGGGAATGGTCGGCGGCAGGTTATAGGCCAGCAGAAGCCCCGTCACCGCCGCGGAGAGGTCGCCCGCCGTTATCGTCCTCTTTGTGCACCTCTCCCAGAGGTACTCGAAGGCGACGCAGGAGACGACGCAGACCGCCATCACCGCTGCGGCGCGGAGGCCGAAGAAATATATGCCCGCGAGCCCCGCGGGAGCGAGAGCCGCCAGCACCCAGCCCATGATGGTCCTCGTATCGAGCGGGGAGTGTATATGCGGCGAACTTGATACTACCAATAGACGTTCCATTATTTTGCAGCCGCCTTTCTGCGCATCGCCATCACGGAGGCCTTGCCGTCGCGGCAGCCCTGTGTCAGCGGACGGTTCGCGGGGCACATGTAGGTGCAGCTCCCGCACTCTATGCAGTTCATGCCGCCCTCCTCCTCAAAACGGGTGTAGAGACGCTCCAGTACGAGCGGTTCCAGCACGTTGGGTATCAGCCCCATCGGGCAGGCCGAGACACAGCGTCCGCACCGGAGGCAGGGGGTGATCGGCTTCAGCATCGCCGACTTCGCCGTGAGGGCGAGGATGCCGGAGGTGCCCTTCACCACCGGCACGTCAATGGAGCGCATCGAAATACCCATCATCGGGCCGCCGGAGAGGATCTTGACGGGCTGCTCCTTAAAGCCGCCGCAGAGATCGACCAGCTCGCGCACAGAGGTGCCGAGCGGGACTTTGATATTCTTGGGGTGGGCGACGGCGTCGCCGGTGACGGTGACGATACGCGTCGTCGCGGGGTTTCC
Above is a window of Cloacibacillus sp. DNA encoding:
- a CDS encoding RnfABCDGE type electron transport complex subunit G, with the protein product MGKIIKLGLVLFVITAVTGLILGAVHTITLEPIREAQAREKNEALAATLPGATEFKRLQPSENAGIIKEIYEGSSGGKTVGYNFTVTPKGYGGPIELIVGISNEGRVMDIKILSHSETPGLGAKAVEEPFAGQFKDKLIEKLFVTKTPAEVEDQIQAISGATITSSAVVAGVNEALAYWKADFSGGAQADMTGGAASDSKTSEEAN
- a CDS encoding RnfABCDGE type electron transport complex subunit D codes for the protein MERLLVVSSSPHIHSPLDTRTIMGWVLAALAPAGLAGIYFFGLRAAAVMAVCVVSCVAFEYLWERCTKRTITAGDLSAAVTGLLLAYNLPPTIPFWMAVLGSLFAIIVVKQFFGGLGCNIVNPALAARAMMLTSWPVPMTTWTLDGVSGATPLALIKAGSLDKLPSLTNLFVGNIGGCIGETSALALLVGFALLLYKDIIKWQVPVIYIAVVAALCTVFGRPVGPVYEILAGGLFLGAIFMATDYTTTPITLRGQMIFAVGCGLLTSLIRTWGGYPEGVSYSILIMNLTVPLIDRVTKPRIFGEVKKHG